In one Hippocampus zosterae strain Florida chromosome 10, ASM2543408v3, whole genome shotgun sequence genomic region, the following are encoded:
- the LOC127609174 gene encoding uncharacterized protein LOC127609174 isoform X2, with translation MAVSILRKKIHPIFTGGLHVLPLRQASPSQSRPTTGAEPVERQHLIGDGHSDWMTEKVDLSSFVSTTESSPSSSLPPSPLEQDVKVPSDLEVMTSLLQEELAQLEDYFRSESTVTASKLEKSSKCDKGAQAMGSQSYYQLPYGSYGTGQSDTSPVVVTLATGELDLASFCSGPMGRSKIARPAPYNYHHRYHHNSGRRIISEAVKVGEDVGLDSWGTRGSYSGSAEFSVNHYSTLKTVSKNSLSGIKKVRECALSLKEEESYCFSEGMFCSEEIARSFCLGGSYDGHHKREGQLMHNVKVNVSYDSAGLEVLHCSKDGGLSGSIPQETMMAADSYFHQSMASTEPYHSFIGELDQPSQAVEPQHGHYLYPECLADQSYECLSRGEGEGTLLAAPIHRPTQRLKDEPCSIKSTLVVGTASLDLNTGERKQKKRDQNKTAAHRYRLRKRAELDSLEEELHGLEGQNRELRDKAESVEREIQYVKDLLIEVYKARSQRLKQDGSA, from the exons ATGGCGGTATCGATCCTTCGCAAGAAAATTCACCCCATTTTTACAGGCGGACTTCACGTTCTCCCTCTCCGGCAGGCTAGCCCCAGCCAATCGCGGCCCACGACGGGGGCGGAGCCAGTGGAAAGGCAGCACTTAATTG GTGATGGTCACTCAGATTGGATGACGGAAAAAGTTGATTTGTCTTCATTCGTGTCAACCACCGAGTCGTCTCCCAGCTCATCCCTTCCGCCCTCACCATTAGAACAAGATGTCAAGGTCCCCTCAGACCTGGAGGTCAtgacctctctattgcaggagGAGCTAGCTCAGCTGGAGGACTACTTCCGCTCCGAGTCCACAGTCACGGCCAGCAAGTTGGAGAAATCCTCGAAATGTGACAAAGGTGCCCAAGCAATGGGCTCACAGTCTTACTACCAGTTACCCTATGGCTCGTATGGGACCGGCCAATCAGACACCAGCCCTGTGGTTGTTACCTTGGCAACAGGGGAACTGGACCTGGCCAGCTTCTGTAGCGGTCCTATGGGCAGATCCAAAATTGCGCGACCTGCGCCATACAACTACCACCACCGTTACCACCACAACAGTGGGCGAAGAATCATCAGCGAGGCGGTGAAAGTCGGGGAGGACGTCGGACTGGATTCGTGGGGCACCCGGGGAAGTTACTCAGGAAGCGCAGAGTTTTCTGTGAACCACTACTCCACGTTGAAGACGGTGAGCAAGAACAGCCTCAGTGGCATCAAAAAGGTGAGAGAATGTGCTTTATCGTTGAAGGAAGAGGAGAGCTATTGTTTTTCCGAAGGAATGTTTTGCAGCGAAGAGATTGCGCGAAGTTTTTGCCTGGGTGGCTCCTACGACGGCCACCACAAGCGAGAGGGACAGCTGATGCACAACGTGAAGGTCAATGTAAGTTATGACAGCGCCGGACTCGAGGTCCTGCACTGCAGCAAAGATGGAGGACTGTCTGGAAGTATTCCCCAAGAGACAATGATGGCTGCCGACAGCTACTTCCACCAATCCATGGCCAGCACGGAGCCATATCATAGCTTTATCGGTGAACTCGACCAGCCGTCGCAAGCTGTGGAGCCCCAACACGGCCACTACCTCTATCCGGAATGCCTTGCGGACCAAAGTTACGAATGTCTGTCCAGGGGAGAGGGCGAAGGGACGCTCCTCGCCGCTCCCATCCACCGCCCGACCCAAAGGCTAAAGGATGAGCCGTGCTCCATTAAATCGACGCTTGTGGTCGGTACCGCTTCTTTGGATTTGAACACTGGGGAGAGAAAGCAGAAGAAGAGAGACCAGAACAAAACTGCTGCTCACAG GTACAGGCTGCGGAAACGAGCAGAGTTGGATTCTCTGGAAGAGGAGCTTCATGGACTGGAAGGGCAGAACAGGGAACTTCGCGACAAGGCGGAATCGGTGGAAAGAGAGATTCAGTATGTGAAAGATTTACTCATCGAGGTCTACAAGGCTCGCAGTCAGCGGCTCAAACAAGATGGCAGTGCCTAA
- the LOC127609174 gene encoding uncharacterized protein LOC127609174 isoform X1: MAVSILRKKIHPIFTGGLHVLPLRQASPSQSRPTTGAEPVERQHLIGEFFQDAFLFFHIPRSEPQCSTGLMSYSDGHSDWMTEKVDLSSFVSTTESSPSSSLPPSPLEQDVKVPSDLEVMTSLLQEELAQLEDYFRSESTVTASKLEKSSKCDKGAQAMGSQSYYQLPYGSYGTGQSDTSPVVVTLATGELDLASFCSGPMGRSKIARPAPYNYHHRYHHNSGRRIISEAVKVGEDVGLDSWGTRGSYSGSAEFSVNHYSTLKTVSKNSLSGIKKVRECALSLKEEESYCFSEGMFCSEEIARSFCLGGSYDGHHKREGQLMHNVKVNVSYDSAGLEVLHCSKDGGLSGSIPQETMMAADSYFHQSMASTEPYHSFIGELDQPSQAVEPQHGHYLYPECLADQSYECLSRGEGEGTLLAAPIHRPTQRLKDEPCSIKSTLVVGTASLDLNTGERKQKKRDQNKTAAHRYRLRKRAELDSLEEELHGLEGQNRELRDKAESVEREIQYVKDLLIEVYKARSQRLKQDGSA, from the exons ATGGCGGTATCGATCCTTCGCAAGAAAATTCACCCCATTTTTACAGGCGGACTTCACGTTCTCCCTCTCCGGCAGGCTAGCCCCAGCCAATCGCGGCCCACGACGGGGGCGGAGCCAGTGGAAAGGCAGCACTTAATTGGTGAGTTTTTCCaagatgcttttttatttttccacatcCCGAGGTCGGAGCCGCAGTGCAGCACGGGACTAATGTCGTACA GTGATGGTCACTCAGATTGGATGACGGAAAAAGTTGATTTGTCTTCATTCGTGTCAACCACCGAGTCGTCTCCCAGCTCATCCCTTCCGCCCTCACCATTAGAACAAGATGTCAAGGTCCCCTCAGACCTGGAGGTCAtgacctctctattgcaggagGAGCTAGCTCAGCTGGAGGACTACTTCCGCTCCGAGTCCACAGTCACGGCCAGCAAGTTGGAGAAATCCTCGAAATGTGACAAAGGTGCCCAAGCAATGGGCTCACAGTCTTACTACCAGTTACCCTATGGCTCGTATGGGACCGGCCAATCAGACACCAGCCCTGTGGTTGTTACCTTGGCAACAGGGGAACTGGACCTGGCCAGCTTCTGTAGCGGTCCTATGGGCAGATCCAAAATTGCGCGACCTGCGCCATACAACTACCACCACCGTTACCACCACAACAGTGGGCGAAGAATCATCAGCGAGGCGGTGAAAGTCGGGGAGGACGTCGGACTGGATTCGTGGGGCACCCGGGGAAGTTACTCAGGAAGCGCAGAGTTTTCTGTGAACCACTACTCCACGTTGAAGACGGTGAGCAAGAACAGCCTCAGTGGCATCAAAAAGGTGAGAGAATGTGCTTTATCGTTGAAGGAAGAGGAGAGCTATTGTTTTTCCGAAGGAATGTTTTGCAGCGAAGAGATTGCGCGAAGTTTTTGCCTGGGTGGCTCCTACGACGGCCACCACAAGCGAGAGGGACAGCTGATGCACAACGTGAAGGTCAATGTAAGTTATGACAGCGCCGGACTCGAGGTCCTGCACTGCAGCAAAGATGGAGGACTGTCTGGAAGTATTCCCCAAGAGACAATGATGGCTGCCGACAGCTACTTCCACCAATCCATGGCCAGCACGGAGCCATATCATAGCTTTATCGGTGAACTCGACCAGCCGTCGCAAGCTGTGGAGCCCCAACACGGCCACTACCTCTATCCGGAATGCCTTGCGGACCAAAGTTACGAATGTCTGTCCAGGGGAGAGGGCGAAGGGACGCTCCTCGCCGCTCCCATCCACCGCCCGACCCAAAGGCTAAAGGATGAGCCGTGCTCCATTAAATCGACGCTTGTGGTCGGTACCGCTTCTTTGGATTTGAACACTGGGGAGAGAAAGCAGAAGAAGAGAGACCAGAACAAAACTGCTGCTCACAG GTACAGGCTGCGGAAACGAGCAGAGTTGGATTCTCTGGAAGAGGAGCTTCATGGACTGGAAGGGCAGAACAGGGAACTTCGCGACAAGGCGGAATCGGTGGAAAGAGAGATTCAGTATGTGAAAGATTTACTCATCGAGGTCTACAAGGCTCGCAGTCAGCGGCTCAAACAAGATGGCAGTGCCTAA
- the LOC127609174 gene encoding uncharacterized protein LOC127609174 isoform X3, producing the protein MQTMLFNHFQMIGDGHSDWMTEKVDLSSFVSTTESSPSSSLPPSPLEQDVKVPSDLEVMTSLLQEELAQLEDYFRSESTVTASKLEKSSKCDKGAQAMGSQSYYQLPYGSYGTGQSDTSPVVVTLATGELDLASFCSGPMGRSKIARPAPYNYHHRYHHNSGRRIISEAVKVGEDVGLDSWGTRGSYSGSAEFSVNHYSTLKTVSKNSLSGIKKVRECALSLKEEESYCFSEGMFCSEEIARSFCLGGSYDGHHKREGQLMHNVKVNVSYDSAGLEVLHCSKDGGLSGSIPQETMMAADSYFHQSMASTEPYHSFIGELDQPSQAVEPQHGHYLYPECLADQSYECLSRGEGEGTLLAAPIHRPTQRLKDEPCSIKSTLVVGTASLDLNTGERKQKKRDQNKTAAHRYRLRKRAELDSLEEELHGLEGQNRELRDKAESVEREIQYVKDLLIEVYKARSQRLKQDGSA; encoded by the exons ATGCAGACGATGCTGTTCAATCATTTTCAGATGATCG GTGATGGTCACTCAGATTGGATGACGGAAAAAGTTGATTTGTCTTCATTCGTGTCAACCACCGAGTCGTCTCCCAGCTCATCCCTTCCGCCCTCACCATTAGAACAAGATGTCAAGGTCCCCTCAGACCTGGAGGTCAtgacctctctattgcaggagGAGCTAGCTCAGCTGGAGGACTACTTCCGCTCCGAGTCCACAGTCACGGCCAGCAAGTTGGAGAAATCCTCGAAATGTGACAAAGGTGCCCAAGCAATGGGCTCACAGTCTTACTACCAGTTACCCTATGGCTCGTATGGGACCGGCCAATCAGACACCAGCCCTGTGGTTGTTACCTTGGCAACAGGGGAACTGGACCTGGCCAGCTTCTGTAGCGGTCCTATGGGCAGATCCAAAATTGCGCGACCTGCGCCATACAACTACCACCACCGTTACCACCACAACAGTGGGCGAAGAATCATCAGCGAGGCGGTGAAAGTCGGGGAGGACGTCGGACTGGATTCGTGGGGCACCCGGGGAAGTTACTCAGGAAGCGCAGAGTTTTCTGTGAACCACTACTCCACGTTGAAGACGGTGAGCAAGAACAGCCTCAGTGGCATCAAAAAGGTGAGAGAATGTGCTTTATCGTTGAAGGAAGAGGAGAGCTATTGTTTTTCCGAAGGAATGTTTTGCAGCGAAGAGATTGCGCGAAGTTTTTGCCTGGGTGGCTCCTACGACGGCCACCACAAGCGAGAGGGACAGCTGATGCACAACGTGAAGGTCAATGTAAGTTATGACAGCGCCGGACTCGAGGTCCTGCACTGCAGCAAAGATGGAGGACTGTCTGGAAGTATTCCCCAAGAGACAATGATGGCTGCCGACAGCTACTTCCACCAATCCATGGCCAGCACGGAGCCATATCATAGCTTTATCGGTGAACTCGACCAGCCGTCGCAAGCTGTGGAGCCCCAACACGGCCACTACCTCTATCCGGAATGCCTTGCGGACCAAAGTTACGAATGTCTGTCCAGGGGAGAGGGCGAAGGGACGCTCCTCGCCGCTCCCATCCACCGCCCGACCCAAAGGCTAAAGGATGAGCCGTGCTCCATTAAATCGACGCTTGTGGTCGGTACCGCTTCTTTGGATTTGAACACTGGGGAGAGAAAGCAGAAGAAGAGAGACCAGAACAAAACTGCTGCTCACAG GTACAGGCTGCGGAAACGAGCAGAGTTGGATTCTCTGGAAGAGGAGCTTCATGGACTGGAAGGGCAGAACAGGGAACTTCGCGACAAGGCGGAATCGGTGGAAAGAGAGATTCAGTATGTGAAAGATTTACTCATCGAGGTCTACAAGGCTCGCAGTCAGCGGCTCAAACAAGATGGCAGTGCCTAA